A portion of the Ricinus communis isolate WT05 ecotype wild-type chromosome 10, ASM1957865v1, whole genome shotgun sequence genome contains these proteins:
- the LOC125371353 gene encoding josephin-like protein, whose product MSGKSSKRVSFSPDVHEKPTIFLKHGGGTRAGVNRKRVAGIFTFRLPRSSKFSPGRLLSRFSAKVVRVLRFVSTRRKSSRKVSSASLTRSRSLADAIDSQRAEAIEDCIEFLNSSSSLQRSNSYSTYSC is encoded by the coding sequence ATGTCAGGTAAATCAAGCAAGCGGGTAAGTTTCAGTCCCGATGTCCACGAGAAGCCTACCATCTTCCTTAAACATGGAGGCGGAACTAGAGCAGGTGTAAACAGGAAGAGGGTTGCCGGAATCTTCACATTTAGGCTGCCAAGAAGCTCAAAATTTTCTCCGGGAAGACTACTAAGTCGGTTCAGTGCTAAGGTGGTTAGGGTTCTAAGATTTGTGTCTACGAGAAGGAAGTCTTCGCGAAAGGTTTCTTCAGCCAGCTTGACAAGATCAAGATCACTTGCAGATGCAATAGACTCGCAGCGAGCTGAAGCTATAGAAGACTGTATCGAGTTCTTAAATTCTTCATCCTCTTTGCAAAGATCAAACTCGTATTCTACATATTCTTGCtag